A single region of the Gemmatimonas sp. UBA7669 genome encodes:
- a CDS encoding tyrosine-type recombinase/integrase, with amino-acid sequence MQTLTDRMGEDMRLRGFAPRTQQAYRGAVTGLATHFARSPDTLDTLSEDELRRFFLELVTTRQVSRSTLIVYRSGIRFLYEVTLQRTWPVFDLVRPAKRHTLPNVLAVAEVQQLLTAVRDAQARMTLTLIYSCGLRLSEGISLRTRDIDRARMVVHVRAGKGGRDRYVPLPLRTLELLSAYWRAVPVARRRAATTSGWLFPNREATGPLHPCSLQKTFAAVVRASGLTKHASVHTLRHSYATHLLECGVHLRTIQELLGHRSPATTAVYTHITPTVTSALHATVNALMATL; translated from the coding sequence ATGCAGACGCTCACCGACCGGATGGGCGAAGACATGCGGCTGCGCGGCTTCGCGCCGAGGACGCAGCAGGCGTACCGCGGTGCCGTGACGGGGTTGGCGACGCACTTTGCGCGATCGCCGGACACCCTGGACACATTGTCAGAAGACGAGCTGCGCCGCTTCTTCTTGGAGTTGGTTACGACGCGCCAAGTCTCGCGCAGTACGCTGATCGTCTACCGGAGCGGCATTCGCTTTCTGTACGAAGTGACCTTGCAGCGGACGTGGCCGGTCTTCGATCTCGTCCGCCCGGCGAAGCGCCATACGCTGCCCAATGTGCTTGCCGTGGCGGAAGTGCAGCAGCTGCTGACCGCGGTGCGCGATGCGCAGGCGCGCATGACGTTGACGTTGATCTACTCGTGCGGGCTGCGCCTGTCTGAGGGGATATCCCTACGGACGCGCGACATCGACCGGGCGCGGATGGTCGTGCACGTCCGCGCGGGAAAGGGCGGGCGGGATCGTTATGTGCCGCTCCCCCTGCGCACACTCGAGCTCTTGAGTGCGTACTGGCGGGCGGTACCGGTCGCGCGGCGTCGCGCCGCCACCACGAGCGGCTGGCTGTTCCCCAATCGCGAGGCGACCGGACCGTTGCATCCCTGCAGCCTGCAGAAGACGTTTGCCGCCGTGGTGCGGGCGAGTGGGCTCACCAAACACGCCTCGGTGCATACCTTGCGCCATTCGTATGCGACGCACTTGCTGGAGTGTGGGGTCCATCTGCGCACCATTCAAGAGCTGCTCGGGCATCGCAGCCCCGCGACGACCGCCGTGTACACGCACATCACGCCGACGGTCACGAGTGCGCTGCATGCGACGGTCAACGCCCTGATGGCGACGTTGTAA